One Thunnus thynnus chromosome 21, fThuThy2.1, whole genome shotgun sequence DNA segment encodes these proteins:
- the pld1b gene encoding phospholipase D1 produces MLRHSEPTSSTLQLVANDMTGIMETLDTRELDLGDGEYNTTDANVPRERLPFMAIYNTVGFKEPEAKVFLSSPITAKILEVERFTSAQDRFNVTTQRSVNKSMPAVFKIELKHGEFTWLVKRKEKHFLDLHRELRTYKTFMRLPLPTRSHTVKRQTATRIEARQMPNLPRGGGDELGREEQVSSRRKQLEDYLNNLLKMPMYRNYHATMEFIDVSQLSFIHDLGPKGLEGMVLKRSGGHRIPGINCCGRSKMCYRWSKRWLVVKDSFLLYMKPDSGAISFVMLVDREFSIKMDSKDTETKHGVRIDSLSRSLVLKCTSYRHARWWGQAIEGFVQKHGSAFLTDHRFGSFAREEVNIPAKWYVNGKTYMEDVADALEEAREEIFITDWWLSPEIFLKRPVVEGNRWRLDCILKRKAQQGVRIFVMLYKEVELALGINSGYSKRTLLHLHPNIKVMRHPDHVSSAVYLWAHHEKIIIIDQSVAFVGGIDLAYGRWDDKEHRLTDVGSVTLSQAETSSANMAAPANGSSGVSHGNGRNIFTVMDSVDQPKLKGQGRMRRARFSIRKHLQKHGLAHADSDSDEEPEERSGSIRSLNTGVGELFGNTRFWHGKDYCNFVHKDWIQLDKPFDDFIDRHTTPRMPWHDIASVVHGKAARDVARHFIQRWNFTKLVKPKYRSLSYPYLLPKSHTTAGEQRYQVPNCTHAKVQILRSASDWSAGIKYHEESIHNAYVETIKNSQHFIYIENQFFISCADNRHVFNKIGDTIAERIIRAYREGKTYRVYVVTPLLPGFEGDINTGGGSAIQAVMHFNYRTMNRGDHSIISQLRREMGDQWMNYISIAGLRTHADLEGRLVSELIYVHSKMLIADDNTVIIGSANINDRSMLGKRDSEVAVIVEDSETVASVMDGQEYQAGKYALLLRLECFKMILGANTDPSIDVCDPISDQFYKEVWMATCARNATIYQRVFRCLPSSDVRNILELEGYLAKLGLDKEDPARAREELKKIRGFLVQFPLQFLCEQNLLPPIGSKEAMVPMEVWT; encoded by the exons ATGCTGCGGCATTCCGAGCCGACGTCCAGCACCCTTCAGCTGGTCGCCAACGATATGACCGGCATCATGGAGACACTAGACACCCGCGAGCTCGACCTGGGAGATGGAGAGTACAACACGACAGACGCCAACGTCCCAA GAGAGCGTTTGCCTTTCATGGCCATCTACAACACGGTGGGTTTCAAGGAGCCCGAGGCCAAAGTCTTCCTGTCCTCTCCGATCACCGCCAAGATCCTGGAGGTGGAGCGGTTCACCTCGGCTCAGGACCGCTTCAACGTCACCACGCAGCGGAGCGTCAACAag TCGATGCCGGCGGTGTTTAAGATCGAGCTGAAACACGGCGAGTTTACGTGGCTggtgaagaggaaggagaaacaCTTCCTGGATCTCCACAGAGAACTGAGGACGTACAAGACGTTCATGAGGCTGCCGCTGCCGACACGCAG TCACACGGTGAAGAGGCAGACGGCGACGAGGATCGAGGCGAGGCAGATGCCGAACCTccccagaggaggaggagacgagCTGGGCAGGGAGGAGCAGGTTTCCAGCCGCAGG aaaCAACTGGAAGATTACTTGAATAATCTGCTAAAGATGCCGATGTACAGGAACTACCACGCAACG ATGGAGTTCATTGATGTCAGCCAGCTGTCCTTCATCCACGACCTGGGACCAAAAGGCTT GGAAGGAATGGTGCTGAAGCGCTCCGGTGGCCATCGGATCCCCGGGATAAACTGCTGTGGTCGCAGCAAGATGTGCTACCGCTGGTCCAAACG ctgGCTAGTGGTGAAGGACTCGTTCCTGCTGTACATGAAGCCGGACTCGGGCGCCATCTCCTTCGTGATGCTGGTCGACAGGGAGTTCAGCATCAAGATGGACTCCAAAGACACCGAGACCAAACACGGCGTCCGTATCGACAGTCTGTCCAG gtcaTTGGTGCTGAAGTGCACCAGCTACAGACACGCCCGCTGGTGGGGTCAGGCCATCGAGGGCTTCGTGCAGAAGCACGGCTCGGCGTTCCTCACCGACCACCGCTTCGGATCCTTCGCCAGAGAAGAGGTTAACATTCCTGCCAAATG GTATGTGAATGGTAAAACATACATGGAGGATGTGGCCGATGCTCTTGAAGAAGCCAGAGAGGAAATATTCATCACAGACTGGtg GTTGAGTCCAGAGATCTTCCTGAAGAGGCCTGTTGTTGAGGGAAACCGCTGGCGTCTGGACTGCATACTGAAACGCAAAGCG CAACAAGGCGTGCGGATCTTTGTGATGCTGTACAAGGAGGTGGAGTTAGCTCTGGGCATCAACTCAGGATACAGCAAGAGGACGCTGTTACACCTTCACCCCAACATCAAG GTGATGCGTCACCCAGACCACGTCTCCTCCGCCGTCTACCTGTGGGCGCATCATGAGAAGATTATTATCATCGACCAATCGGTAGCCTTCGTGGGCGGGATCGACCTGGCGTACGGTCGCTGGGACGACAAAGAACACCGGCTGACAGACGTTGGGAGTGTGACGCTCTCACAG GCTGAAACTTCCTCTGCCAACATGGCTGCTCCAGCCAACGGCAGCAGTGGCGTTTCCCATGGCAACGGGAGGAACATTTTCACGGTGATGGACTCCGTGGACCAGCCAAAGCTGAAAGGTcaggggaggatgaggagggccAGGTTCAGCATCAGGAAACACCTGCAGAAACACGGTCTGGCCCACGCTGACAGCGACAGCGACGAGGAGCCCGAAGAGA gaaGTGGTTCAATACGTAGTCTGAACACGGGGGTGGGAGAGTTGTTTGGAAACACGCGGTTCTGGCACGGAAAAGATTACTGCAACTTTGTGCACAAAGATTGGATCCAGCTAGACAAACCGTTCGATG ATTTCATAGACAGGCACACAACTCCCAGAATGCCTTGGCATGACATTGCTTCAGTGGTTCATGGGAAAGCTGCTCGGGACGTGGCCAGACACTTCATCCAGCGGTGGAACTTCACTAAG CTTGTGAAGCCAAAGTACCGCTCTCTGTCGTACCCGTATCTGCTGCCCAAGTCTCACACCACCGCCGGAGAGCAGCGATACCAAGTCCCCAACTGCACCCACGCCAAAGTCCAG ATCCTTCGCTCAGCTTCTGACTGGTCTGCCGGCATCAAATACCACGAGGAGTCCATCCACAACGCCTACGTCGAAACCATCAAGAACAGCCAACACTTCATCTACATAGAG aatCAGTTCTTCATCAGCTGTGCAGACAACAGGCACGTTTTCAACAAGATAGGAGACACTATTGCTGAGCGCATCATCAGAGCGTatag GGAGGGTAAGACGTACCGCGTGTACGTGGTGACGCCTCTGCTACCTGGCTTCGAAGGTGACATCAACACCGGAGGGGGCAGCGCCATCCAGGCCGTCATGCACTTTAActacag GACCATGAACAGAGGAGACCACTCCATCATCTCCCAGCTCAGGAGAGAGA TGGGAGACCAGTGGATGAACTACATCTCTATCGCTGGTCTGAGGACTCACGCTGACCTGGAGGGGAGGCTGGTCAGCGAGCTCATTTACGTCCACAGTAAGATGCTCATCGCCGACGACAACACCGTCATCATCG GTTCTGCCAACATCAATGACCGCAGCATGCTGGGAAAGAGGGACAGCGAGGTGGCGGTGATCGTGGAGGACTCGGAGACGGTGGCCTCAGTGATGGATGGACAGGAATACCAAGCTGGAAAATACGCTCTGCTGCTCCGCCTCGAGTGCTTCAA gATGATTCTGGGCGCCAACACAGATCCCTCCATCGACGTGTGCGACCCCATCAGCGACCAGTTCTACAAGGAGGTCTGGATGGCCACCTGCGCTCGCAACGCCACCATCTACCAGAGG GTTTTCCGCTGTCTTCCGTCCAGCGACGTCCGGAACATCCTGGAGCTTGAAGGCTACCTGGCCAAGTTGGGCCTGGACAAGGAGGACCCGGCCCGCGCTCGcgaggagctgaagaagatcCGCGGCTTCCTGGTCCAGTTTCCTCTGCAGTTCCTGTGCGAGCAGAACCTGCTTCCTCCCATCGGCTCCAAGGAGGCCATGGTGCCCATGGAGGTCTGGACCTGA